In Glycine max cultivar Williams 82 chromosome 7, Glycine_max_v4.0, whole genome shotgun sequence, a single window of DNA contains:
- the LOC100802110 gene encoding LOW QUALITY PROTEIN: tonoplast dicarboxylate transporter (The sequence of the model RefSeq protein was modified relative to this genomic sequence to represent the inferred CDS: inserted 1 base in 1 codon), with the protein MLAVIAWVYSWWVTAAVPLPVTSMCPKFNRAVVLTVVYATPIGGISTSQFALIQFLESTWFFFGFPVAILFLFXFWCIVCFLYVPKDSSRALSSLSFDIPGWGACFHGLVGDGSVSVMVAVLLFIIPNKKQEGEKLMDWNERKKLPWNLILLLGAGFALADGVQSSGLADVLSRALDFLEDTPYWAIAPAVSLMSSIITEFITSNDATATATLLIPLLYNIAKTMHVHPLLLMVPGAVATAFLLPTSTPSNVVGFATGHIEILDMLKIGVPLKVAGIAVLSIFMPTLGAIVFGTDDYIQWMPNINSPWLRN; encoded by the exons ATGCTTGCCGTGATTGCTTGGGTCTATTCTTGGTGGGTCACCGCCGCCGTGCCTCTTCCGGTGACCTCCATGTGTCCCAAGTTCAACAGAGCGGTGGTTCTGACGGTGGTGTACGCCACCCCCATTGGAGGGATCAGCACTTCACAATTTGCTCTGATACAATTTTTAGAAT CAACATGGTTCTTCTTCGGTTTTCCTGTTGCCATTCTCTTCCTCT TCTTTTGGTGCATCGTCTGTTTCCTCTATGTTCCAAAGGACTCCTCTCGGGCCTTGTCTTCTTTATCATTTGACATTCCCGGATGGGGAGCTTGCTTCCATGGTCTTGTTGGTGATGGAAGTGTTAGT GTTATGGTGGCTGTGTTATTGTTCATAATCCCAAACAAGAAACAAGAGGGGGAGAAGCTAATGGATTGGAATGAACGCAAGAAGTTACCTTGGAACCTTATTTTGCTTCTTGGAGCAGGGTTTGCTTTAGCTGATGGAGTCCAATCTAGTGGCCTAGCAGACGTGCTTTCCAGAGCCTTGGATTTCTTGGAAGATACACCATACTGGGCCATTGCTCCTGCTGTTAGTCTTATGAGTAGCATTATTACAGAGTTCATCACATCTAACGATGCCACTGCCACTGCCACACTTCTAATCCCACTTCTATATAACATAGCCAAGACTATGCATGTGCATCCTCTTCTTCTTATGGTACCTGGAGCAGTGGCAACTGCTTTCTTACTTCCAACTTCAACTCCATCAAATGTAGTGGGATTTGCCACTGGCCATATTGAAATCCTAGACATGCTCAAAATTGGCGTGCCACTTAAGGTTGCAGGGATAGCTGTGCTCTCAATTTTCATGCCAACTCTAG GAGCTATTGTTTTTGGAACAGATGACTATATTCAATGGATGCCAAACATAAACTCTCCTTGGTTGAGAAATTGA
- the LOC100306670 gene encoding cysteine proteinase inhibitor 1, translating to MKQKCLVVLVFVVLLACAVGWDEGIPGGWNPIKNINDPHVTEIANFAVTEYDKQSGEKLKLVKVIKGDLQVVAGLNYRLSLTASDSNNYQAIVYEKAWAREHYRNLTSFTPLHA from the coding sequence ATGAAACAGAAGTGTCTTGTTGTTCTGGTCTTTGTTGTTCTCTTGGCTTGTGCGGTTGGTTGGGATGAGGGTATACCCGGCGGATGGAACCCCATCAAGAACATTAACGATCCTCACGTGACGGAGATCGCGAATTTCGCCGTGACGGAATACGATAAGCAATCCGGTGAGAAGCTAAAGTTGGTGAAGGTTATCAAAGGCGACCTTCAGGTAGTAGCAGGCCTCAACTACCGCCTCAGCCTCACCGCCAGCGACTCCAACAATTACCAAGCAATTGTCTATGAGAAGGCGTGGGCCCGGGAGCATTACAGAAACCTTACCTCCTTTACCCCTCTTCATGCTTAA
- the LOC102663402 gene encoding LOW QUALITY PROTEIN: putative MO25-like protein At5g47540 (The sequence of the model RefSeq protein was modified relative to this genomic sequence to represent the inferred CDS: substituted 1 base at 1 genomic stop codon), protein MKLECILLVFVLFGFAIDQGEVKMNDPHVIEIANFAFFDEYNSKLLESSNYITRRQAVKLLGDMLLDLKFSRNDKYVSSXDNLRILMNLLRESSKSIQIEAFHVFEPFAANQKKAADIISIFVANRSKLLRLLGDLKIDKEDEQFEADKAQVIKEIAALEPRDIA, encoded by the exons ATGAAATTGGAGTGCATTCTTCTGGTCTTTGTTCTATTTGGTTTTGCGATTGATCAGGGTGAAGTTAAAATGAATGATCCCCACGTGATAGAGATCGCGAATTTTGCT TTTTTTGATGAATATAACTCTAAACTGTTGGAATCTTCCAACTATATTACAAGGCGCCAAGCTGTCAAG TTGCTGGGAGATATGTTACTTGATCTCAAATTCAGCCGTAATGACAAATATGTCAGCTCATGAGACAACTTAAGGATTTTAATGAATCTTCTACGA GAGTCAAGCAAGAGCATACAGATAGAAGCATTTCATGTTTTCGAG CCGTTTGCTGCTAACCAAAAGAAAGCAGCTGATATCATCAGCATATTTGTTGCAAACAGAAGCAAGCTTCTTAGACTTTTGGGTGACTTAAAAATCGATAAAG AGGATGAACAGTTCGAAGCTGATAAAGCTCaagttataaaagaaattgCTGCTCTTGAACCTAGGGACATCGCTTGA
- the LOC100790820 gene encoding inositol monophosphatase translates to MGDNDSLSEFLASAVDAACKAGEIIRKGFYQTKNVQHKGLVDLVTETDQACEDLIFTHLKQLYSTHKFIGEETTAAGGNAELTDEPTWIVDPLDGTTNFVHGFPFVCVSIGLTIGKVPTVGVVYNPIINELFTGIRGKGAFLNGNPIKVSSQTELMSALLVTEVGTKRDKLTIDACTNRINSLLFKVRSLRMTGSCALNLCGIACGRLDVCFELGFGGPWDVAGGAVIVREAGGVIFDPSGADFDITSQRVAASNPFLKDALVDVLHQIV, encoded by the exons ATGGGTGATAATG ATTCGCTCTCCGAATTCCTCGCATCTGCAGTCGACGCTGCTTGCAAGGCTGGTGAG ATTATTCGGAAAGGTTTCTATCAGACCAAGAACGTGCAGCACAAAGGACTG GTTGATTTGGTCACTGAAACTGATCAAGCATGTGAAGATCTCATATTTACTCATCTCAAGCAACTTTACTCCACTCATAAG TTCATTGGGGAGGAAACCACAGCTGCTGGTGGCAATGCAGAACTTACAGATGAACCCACGTGGATAGTTGATCCTCTCGATGGAACTACTAATTTTGTGCATGG GTTCCCCTTTGTTTGTGTCTCCATCGGTCTTACAATTGGGAAAGTTCCTACAGTTGGCGTTGTTTACAATCCAATAATTAATGAG CTTTTCACTGGAATTCGTGGGAAaggtgcttttctaaatgggaACCCTATAAAAG TATCATCACAAACTGAACTAATGAGCGCTCTTCTTGTGACTGAG GTTGGAACAAAACGTGACAAGTTAACAATAGATGCCTGTACAAATAGGATCAATAGCTTGCTTTTCAAG GTGAGATCCCTTCGAATGACTGGCTCCTGTGCTTTAAACCTTTGCGGAATTGCATGTGGAAGGCTGGATGTATGCTTTGAACTTGGCTTTGGAGGTCCTTG GGATGTGGCAGGCGGTGCTGTCATTGTTAGAGAAGCCGGAGGTGTTATATTTGATCC GTCTGGTGCAGATTTTGACATCACATCTCAGCGGGTGGCAGCTTCCAACCCTTTCTTGAAGGATGCCCTTGTTGATGTTCTGCACCAAATCGTGTGA
- the LOC100790820 gene encoding inositol monophosphatase isoform X1 → MIRSPNSSHLQSTLLARLIIRKGFYQTKNVQHKGLVDLVTETDQACEDLIFTHLKQLYSTHKFIGEETTAAGGNAELTDEPTWIVDPLDGTTNFVHGFPFVCVSIGLTIGKVPTVGVVYNPIINELFTGIRGKGAFLNGNPIKVSSQTELMSALLVTEVGTKRDKLTIDACTNRINSLLFKVRSLRMTGSCALNLCGIACGRLDVCFELGFGGPWDVAGGAVIVREAGGVIFDPSGADFDITSQRVAASNPFLKDALVDVLHQIV, encoded by the exons ATG ATTCGCTCTCCGAATTCCTCGCATCTGCAGTCGACGCTGCTTGCAAGGCTG ATTATTCGGAAAGGTTTCTATCAGACCAAGAACGTGCAGCACAAAGGACTG GTTGATTTGGTCACTGAAACTGATCAAGCATGTGAAGATCTCATATTTACTCATCTCAAGCAACTTTACTCCACTCATAAG TTCATTGGGGAGGAAACCACAGCTGCTGGTGGCAATGCAGAACTTACAGATGAACCCACGTGGATAGTTGATCCTCTCGATGGAACTACTAATTTTGTGCATGG GTTCCCCTTTGTTTGTGTCTCCATCGGTCTTACAATTGGGAAAGTTCCTACAGTTGGCGTTGTTTACAATCCAATAATTAATGAG CTTTTCACTGGAATTCGTGGGAAaggtgcttttctaaatgggaACCCTATAAAAG TATCATCACAAACTGAACTAATGAGCGCTCTTCTTGTGACTGAG GTTGGAACAAAACGTGACAAGTTAACAATAGATGCCTGTACAAATAGGATCAATAGCTTGCTTTTCAAG GTGAGATCCCTTCGAATGACTGGCTCCTGTGCTTTAAACCTTTGCGGAATTGCATGTGGAAGGCTGGATGTATGCTTTGAACTTGGCTTTGGAGGTCCTTG GGATGTGGCAGGCGGTGCTGTCATTGTTAGAGAAGCCGGAGGTGTTATATTTGATCC GTCTGGTGCAGATTTTGACATCACATCTCAGCGGGTGGCAGCTTCCAACCCTTTCTTGAAGGATGCCCTTGTTGATGTTCTGCACCAAATCGTGTGA
- the LOC100791878 gene encoding cytochrome b561 and DOMON domain-containing protein At5g47530: MMGSSSMLRVVLGLSVLSCVLVTSSAQTCRNQTFSNRVFATCRDLPQLTAYLHWTYDQASGRLDIAFKHAGITSTNRWVAWAINPRNTLDPAMIGAQALVAIPQSNGSPRAYTSSIASTSTTLEEGAISYPVSGLSATFESNQVTIFATLTLPNGTSSLVHVWQDGPLSGTTPQEHSHETSHQNSKEILDLLSGSSTQATGNSRQKRRNTHGVLNAVSWGILMPTGAIIARYLKVFKSADPAWFYLHITCQASAYIVGVSGFGTGLKLGSDSEGVEYDTHRALGIVLVCLGTLQVFALFLRPNKDHRYRVYWNVYHHLVGYATIIISVVNVFKGFDTIEIYVGDRYNSWKHAYIGIIGALGGIAVFLEAFTWIIVFKRRKSENKIPHGANGVNGYGSRPQQV; this comes from the exons AtgatgggcagcagcagcaTGTTGAGGGTAGTGTTGGGCTTGTCTGTTTTGAGTTGTGTGCTAGTGACATCCTCAGCTCAAACGTGCAGAAACCAAACATTCTCAAACAGGGTGTTTGCCACATGTCGTGATCTTCCACAGTTGACAGCTTACCTGCACTGGACGTACGACCAGGCGAGTGGCAGGTTGGACATAGCATTCAAACACGCCGGAATCACCTCGACCAACAGGTGGGTTGCATGGGCCATCAATCCCAGAAACACCCTCGACCCAGCCATGATCGGTGCCCAGGCCCTGGTGGCTATTCCTCAGTCAAATGGAAGCCCACGGGCTTATACCTCGTCCATAGCCAGCACCAGCACAACGTTGGAAGAGGGAGCTATCAGTTATCCGGTGTCCGGGTTGAGTGCCACGTTTGAGAGCAACCAGGTCACCATTTTCGCCACTCTCACACTTCCAAACGGGACCTCCTCCTTGGTCCACGTCTGGCAAGATGGTCCTCTCTCTGGCACTACCCCTCAAGAGCATAGCCACGAGACTTCCCACCAAAACTCCAAAGAAATCTTGGACCTTCTCTCTGGTTCCTCCACTCAGGCAACCGGAAATTCACGCCAGAAAAGAAGAAAC ACCCATGGAGTGCTAAATGCGGTGAGCTGGGGCATATTGATGCCAACGGGTGCCATAATCGCAAGGTACTTGAAGGTGTTCAAATCTGCAGACCCTGCTTGGTTTTATCTTCACATCACCTGCCAAGCCTCTGCCTACATAGTTGGTGTTTCTGGATTCGGCACCGGTCTCAAACTCGGCAGTGACTCCGAGGGTGTTGAGTATGACACTCACAGAGCACTTGGTATTGTCCTCGTCTGCCTTGGAACTCTTCAG GTGTTTGCGCTGTTCTTGAGGCCCAACAAGGACCACAGATACAGAGTGTACTGGAATGTGTACCACCACTTGGTCGGATACGCCACCATAATCATCAGTGTCGTCAACGTTTTCAAAGGGTTCGACACCATAGAAATTTACGTAGGGGATCGCTACAATAGCTGGAAGCATGCGTACATTGGCATTATTGGAGCATTGGGTGGCATTGCTGTCTTTTTGGAAGCTTTCACATGGATCATTGTCTTCAAGAGGAGGAAGTCAGAGAACAAAATTCCACACGGAGCAAATGGTGTTAATGGCTACGGTTCTAGGCCACAACAGGTGTAG